A genomic window from Pecten maximus chromosome 2, xPecMax1.1, whole genome shotgun sequence includes:
- the LOC117321121 gene encoding equistatin-like, with translation MKVAMLALLLVIDIVFAAVAPQQTCRDELNAIEARLASQSNGAPRVGTLKPQCLDDGSYAPRQCLGSICRCVSPEGAKLTEEFTIGLAYKTNCECASDLHQYSLLQIMGKIFNCTPIGSYHPTQCTGSVCYCVDRQGQQVGQETVNIGSQNQLNC, from the exons ATGAAGGTCGCCATGCTTGCTCTCCTCCTCGTCATCGACATTGTATTTGCAGCAG TAGCCCCTCAACAGACATGCAGGGATGAACTTAACGCCATCGAGGCTCGATTGGCATCTCAAAGTAATGGTGCTCCTCGTGTTGGTACCCTCAAACCCCAGTGCCTTGACGACGGTAGCTACGCCCCGCGACAGTGCCTCGGATCAAT TTGTCGCTGTGTGAGCCCAGAGGGTGCAAAGCTGACCGAGGAATTCACTATCGGCCTGGCATACAAAACTAACTGTG aatgtgCCAGTGATCTTCATCAATATTCCCTTTTGCAAATTATGGGCAAGATATTCAACTGTACTCCAATCGGCAGTTACCACCCCACCCAGTGTACCGGAAGTGTCTGTTACTGTGTGGACCGTCAGGGTCAACAAGTAGGACAGGAAACCGTCAATATTGGTTCCCAAAACCAGCTCAATTGTTAA